Proteins from one Setaria italica strain Yugu1 chromosome V, Setaria_italica_v2.0, whole genome shotgun sequence genomic window:
- the LOC101778286 gene encoding Werner Syndrome-like exonuclease — translation MFGRFAMPSTQASSNPTTRLTVRFGSAMIDTTVTRDAAAADEWVRAVRAASPRGAPLIVGLDCEWKPNYCSWTTSKVAILQLCAGARCLILQLLYVDRIPASVRGLLADPDVRLVGIGVGEDAAKLAADYGLECAAPVDLEGRCNDHLGLYGGGGRRLGLKGFAREVLGLVMEKPRHVTMSNWEKHDLDVAQIQYACIDAYVSYKLGERVLVIN, via the coding sequence ATGTTCGGGCGCTTTGCCATGCCAAGCACCCAAGCTTCCTCCAACCCGACCACCCGCCTCACCGTCCGCTTCGGCTCCGCCATGATCGACACCACGGTCACccgcgacgccgcggccgccgacgagtGGGTGCGCGCCGTGCGCGCCGCGAGCCCGCGCGGCGCCCCTCTCATCGTCGGCCTCGACTGCGAGTGGAAGCCCAACTACTGCAGCTGGACGACCTCCAAGGTGGCCATCCTCCAGCTCTGCGCGGGCGCCCGCTGCCTCATCCTGCAGCTCCTCTACGTCGACCGTATCCCGGCCTCCGTCAGGGGCCTCCTAGCCGACCCCGACGTGCGGCTCGTCGGCATTGGCGTCGGCGAGGACGCCGCGAAGCTGGCCGCCGACTACGGCCTCGAGTGCGCGGCGCCGGTCGACCTGGAAGGCCGCTGCAACGACCACCTGGGActctacggcggcggcgggaggaggctgGGGCTCAAGGGCTTCGCGAGGGAGGTGCTGGGGCTCGTCATGGAGAAGCCCCGCCATGTCACCATGAGCAACTGGGAGAAGCATGACCTCGACGTGGCCCAGATCCAGTACGCGTGTATCGACGCGTACGTGTCTTACAAGCTGGGCGAGAGGGTCCTCGTCATTAACTGA
- the LOC101778685 gene encoding uncharacterized protein LOC101778685 has protein sequence MPRAIPSGHGYLSVSTFRFGSVEIAATVTRDAAVADAWVRGLRASHPRGAPLVVGLDCKWNKQPARGGGPAWMAPRAAVLQLHAGGSAGCLVLQLLYLARVPEVLRAFLRDPRVRLVGVGVVDAAAKLADDHGLVCAAPVELEGPCDDYLGLVGGDRLGLKEYAREVLDLNMEKPDSVAMSDWEKRDLDRPHIGYACVDAYVSYRLGERVLLGR, from the coding sequence ATGCCGAGGGCGATCCCGTCCGGCCACGGCTACCTCTCCGTCTCCACCTTCCGCTTCGGCTCCGTCGAGATCGCGGCCACCGTCacccgcgacgccgccgtcgcggacGCCTGGGTGCGGGGCCTCCGCGCCTCCCACCCGCGCGGCGCGCCCCTCGTCGTCGGCCTCGACTGCAAGTGGAACAAGCAGCCCGCCAGGGGCGGCGGCCCCGCGTGGATGGCCCCCAGGGCGGCCGTCCTCCAGCTCCATGCCGGCGGCTCCGCCGGCTGCCTCGTCCTCCAGTTGCTCTACCTCGCCCGCGTCCCGGAGGTGCTCAGGGCGTTCCTCCGCGACCCCCGGGTGCggctcgtcggcgtcggcgtcgtggACGCCGCCGCGAAGCTGGCCGACGACCACGGGCTCGTGTGCGCGGCGCCCGTGGAGCTGGAGGGCCCATGCGACGACTACCTGGGCCTCGTGGGCGGGGACAGGCTGGGCCTCAAGGAGTACGCCAGGGAGGTGCTGGACCTCAACATGGAGAAGCCCGATAGCGTGGCCATGAGCGACTGGGAGAAGCGTGATCTGGACCGGCCCCATATCGGGTACGCCTGTGTTGATGCCTACGTGTCCTACAGGCTGGGCGAGAGGGTCTTGTTGGGCCGCTGA